From one Spiroplasma endosymbiont of Lasioglossum villosulum genomic stretch:
- a CDS encoding BspA family leucine-rich repeat surface protein translates to MKKILTALSVLTLASVAGSLTVTVLNTNSQKNDVLNNKTQQDTIYIDKNGKQITTNERDLSNINSKEIVQIGFYKNDQGEIQVVNMPRTIEKVPNQLPSEITSLQFMFIFCETFNQDLSSWDTSNVTNMNWMFHGAISFNQNISNWDVSNVTDMGGMFWNAASFNQNISNWNVSNVTDMNCMFDNAKVFNQNLSKWNTSNVIDMSYMFTFTSLFNQDLSSWDTSKVTSMSYMFDSALLFNGNISTWDTSKVKSMNGMFLNAISFNQNISNWDVSNVMKYECFSFESGIDNSKKLPKFKKFLII, encoded by the coding sequence ATGAAAAAAATATTGACAGCATTAAGTGTTTTAACACTTGCATCGGTTGCAGGAAGTTTAACTGTAACTGTTTTAAACACAAATTCACAAAAAAATGATGTTTTAAATAATAAAACTCAACAAGATACAATTTACATTGATAAAAATGGCAAACAAATAACAACTAATGAAAGAGATTTATCAAATATAAATAGTAAAGAAATTGTTCAAATTGGTTTTTATAAAAATGATCAGGGAGAAATTCAAGTTGTTAATATGCCAAGAACAATTGAAAAAGTACCTAATCAATTACCATCAGAAATTACATCTTTACAATTTATGTTTATATTTTGTGAAACATTTAATCAAGATTTATCATCTTGAGATACTTCAAATGTTACGAATATGAATTGAATGTTTCATGGTGCTATATCTTTTAATCAAAATATATCAAATTGAGATGTATCTAATGTAACAGATATGGGTGGTATGTTTTGAAATGCAGCATCTTTTAATCAAAATATATCAAACTGAAATGTTTCAAATGTAACAGATATGAATTGTATGTTTGATAATGCAAAAGTTTTTAATCAAAATCTTTCAAAGTGAAATACATCAAACGTAATAGATATGAGCTATATGTTTACTTTTACTTCATTATTTAATCAAGATTTATCATCTTGAGATACTTCAAAAGTGACAAGTATGAGCTATATGTTTGATAGTGCTTTATTATTTAATGGAAATATTTCAACTTGAGATACTTCAAAAGTAAAAAGTATGAATGGTATGTTTTTAAATGCAATATCTTTTAATCAAAATATATCAAATTGAGATGTATCTAATGTTATGAAATACGAATGTTTTTCTTTTGAATCAGGAATTGATAACTCAAAAAAATTACCAAAGTTTAAAAAATTTTTAATAATTTAA
- a CDS encoding PTS fructose transporter subunit IIC, whose protein sequence is MVKTYTCGTKPIVKDAKQTIKENLTKAKIYGETNGNSGDFILNASKGKPAILKHLLSGVSYMIPFVVFAGLIFAIVGGIAKGTFGNGFEFKNSWEEQLAWLKTNPPGVNSGLIGGTTLMHVLMIINNIAGIGFTLMIPIMGAYIAYSIAGRPGIAPAMIITFLLVSPGTGMWFGWGVFNLTASSKIDASQPFQGNANVSWTLFGALYGGLMAGYLVRFVNSWKVPKWLLPIMPIIIIPVFCTAIIAIPTAFFLAVPFGYVMGALDYGLSWMGLHPNIGFLVGLLLGAMVGFDMGGPINKTAVLVATSLMVQDGGRLMGPVAAAIPIAPLGCALTSTVFSRKLFTKQEQSLGWNAWLLGFMGISESAIPFAVRDTWRTIVANVIGSAVAGALAFGFGVLGHVGAWGSFIIALFGGVTNIDGSYIGILWYAVAIIIGTVVQSIIYTSLLLQKQGLYRSSILTLLNKIGIKTKNKKRK, encoded by the coding sequence TTGGTAAAAACATATACTTGTGGTACAAAACCAATAGTTAAAGATGCTAAACAAACTATTAAAGAAAATTTAACAAAAGCAAAAATATACGGTGAAACCAATGGAAATAGTGGTGATTTCATTTTAAATGCTTCGAAAGGTAAACCAGCAATTTTAAAACATTTATTAAGTGGAGTATCATATATGATACCATTTGTTGTTTTTGCTGGTTTAATTTTTGCTATTGTTGGTGGTATCGCAAAAGGCACTTTTGGTAATGGATTTGAATTTAAAAATTCATGAGAAGAACAACTTGCTTGATTAAAAACAAATCCACCGGGAGTTAATTCTGGATTAATTGGTGGTACAACACTAATGCATGTATTAATGATTATCAATAACATTGCTGGTATTGGCTTTACATTGATGATACCAATCATGGGTGCTTATATTGCTTATTCAATCGCAGGACGTCCTGGTATTGCTCCAGCAATGATTATTACATTTTTATTAGTATCACCTGGTACGGGAATGTGATTTGGATGAGGAGTGTTTAATCTTACTGCTAGTTCTAAAATTGATGCAAGTCAACCTTTTCAGGGTAATGCTAATGTTTCATGAACATTATTTGGTGCTCTTTATGGAGGACTAATGGCTGGTTATTTAGTTAGATTTGTAAATTCATGAAAAGTGCCAAAATGATTATTACCAATTATGCCAATTATTATTATTCCTGTTTTTTGTACAGCAATTATTGCAATTCCAACCGCTTTCTTTTTAGCAGTACCGTTTGGATATGTAATGGGTGCATTGGATTATGGTTTAAGTTGAATGGGGTTACATCCAAATATAGGGTTTTTAGTTGGATTATTATTAGGAGCAATGGTTGGATTTGATATGGGTGGTCCAATTAATAAAACAGCTGTTCTTGTTGCAACATCATTAATGGTACAAGATGGTGGTCGATTAATGGGACCAGTAGCAGCAGCGATTCCGATTGCACCATTGGGTTGTGCATTAACATCAACAGTATTTAGTCGTAAATTATTTACAAAACAAGAACAATCATTAGGGTGAAATGCCTGATTATTAGGGTTTATGGGAATTTCTGAATCTGCTATTCCATTTGCAGTGAGAGATACATGAAGAACAATAGTTGCTAATGTTATTGGTAGTGCTGTTGCGGGTGCTTTAGCATTTGGTTTTGGTGTACTTGGTCATGTTGGGGCTTGAGGTTCTTTTATTATTGCTTTATTTGGTGGTGTTACTAATATTGATGGTAGTTATATTGGTATTTTATGATATGCAGTAGCTATTATTATTGGTACGGTAGTACAATCTATTATTTATACTTCACTTTTATTGCAAAAGCAAGGATTATATAGATCTTCAATTTTAACGTTATTAAATAAAATTGGAATTAAAACTAAAAATAAAAAAAGAAAATAA
- a CDS encoding FMN-dependent NADH-azoreductase: MANKVLVIRSSMIKKELSYSESLVSRFVKYYREFHPEDSIIELDLNQIPMASITITQKNFTSYFNEKDSDYYINQLKNVNKVIYTTPMTNFNVTSMTKNYLDHILVAGKTFDYKYTKQGEARGLLPHLKVQILATQGAPYGWYLWGNHATYLKGTWEFVGAKVVEPILICGTKVQELHQNDANLLIGSKILAKGGGLPALGPEKTMDKFEQYIKEAAKKF; encoded by the coding sequence ATGGCAAATAAAGTATTAGTAATTCGTTCTTCTATGATTAAAAAAGAACTATCTTATTCTGAAAGTTTAGTATCTCGTTTTGTTAAATATTATCGTGAATTTCATCCAGAAGATTCAATAATTGAATTAGATTTAAATCAAATACCAATGGCAAGTATTACTATTACGCAAAAAAACTTTACTTCATATTTTAATGAAAAAGATTCTGATTATTATATTAATCAACTAAAAAATGTTAATAAAGTTATATATACAACACCAATGACAAATTTTAATGTTACTAGCATGACAAAAAATTATTTAGATCACATCTTAGTTGCTGGTAAAACTTTTGATTATAAATATACCAAACAAGGTGAAGCTAGAGGATTATTACCACATTTAAAAGTTCAAATTTTGGCGACACAAGGAGCACCATATGGCTGATATTTATGAGGTAATCATGCAACTTATTTAAAAGGAACATGAGAATTTGTAGGTGCTAAAGTAGTAGAACCAATTCTTATTTGTGGTACTAAGGTTCAAGAACTTCATCAAAATGATGCTAATTTACTTATTGGTTCTAAAATATTAGCAAAAGGTGGAGGTTTACCAGCATTAGGACCAGAAAAAACGATGGATAAATTTGAACAGTATATTAAAGAAGCAGCAAAAAAGTTTTAA
- a CDS encoding fructose PTS transporter subunit IIA encodes MEKKVKLKITNDLLNNSHIIFESNIKIQIEALTKITDLAFSLGYITNRDELLKAFLAREQESSTGFEGGIAIPHARIKSIKKPAILILCNNNGIDWKAIDGQLTTFIIALIIPETQAENLHLDILSTLAIKLVNEDFRKKLKNATNSQEIISLINDETVKNCTKKEIKTMKNKETKKIVGVSSCTTGVVHTYMCKELLETAGKELGYQVHIECQGQKGPEYVLTEQEIKEADVVILATDVAIDLEHFIGKNIYLWYKTNS; translated from the coding sequence TTGGAAAAGAAGGTAAAATTGAAAATAACTAATGATTTATTAAACAACTCACATATTATTTTTGAATCTAATATTAAAATTCAAATAGAAGCACTAACTAAAATTACTGATTTGGCATTTTCATTAGGTTATATTACTAATCGTGATGAATTACTAAAAGCATTTCTTGCTCGTGAGCAAGAATCATCAACGGGTTTTGAAGGTGGAATTGCAATTCCACACGCTAGAATTAAATCAATTAAAAAACCTGCAATTCTAATATTATGTAATAATAATGGTATTGACTGAAAAGCAATAGATGGACAATTAACAACTTTTATTATTGCTTTAATAATTCCTGAAACACAAGCAGAAAATTTACATTTAGATATTTTAAGTACACTTGCAATCAAACTTGTAAATGAAGATTTTCGTAAAAAATTAAAAAATGCAACAAATTCACAAGAAATAATATCACTTATTAATGATGAAACAGTTAAAAACTGTACTAAAAAAGAAATAAAAACAATGAAAAATAAGGAAACAAAAAAAATTGTTGGAGTTTCTTCTTGTACAACTGGAGTAGTTCATACTTACATGTGTAAAGAATTATTAGAAACCGCAGGAAAAGAACTAGGCTATCAAGTACATATTGAATGTCAAGGTCAAAAAGGACCAGAATATGTACTAACAGAACAAGAAATTAAAGAAGCGGATGTCGTTATTTTAGCAACAGATGTTGCAATTGACTTAGAACATTTTATTGGTAAAAACATATACTTGTGGTACAAAACCAATAGTTAA
- a CDS encoding rod shape-determining protein gives MFKTRKENLNQKNNKIKSITDYQWLALDIGTENFKARHINIGLRYDAPTYLAEDYEKNRILYGEEAKALTDKTNENVIIKRPVRDGNIADPDALQRILTKIFQDFRLEIKDLKQSKNNSIKKDEKLDKNRNLIVLMATPSEINSVQKEALENIVYRLGALRGFVQEEVKMAALGSGQDIFGSAIMCIDIGGGSTDVAIISNNSILYSYTTHCAGDYLIQKVQEYIIKKHALKVGIKEAEDVIKNIGSLMKYQDEKPYTISGFSLPRLNSQPGETMSISKTIEITPEEIRENVMQVQFKEHIIPAIRRVLRTAGDKAAGSISDLKKKGKGITICGGGAYIKKVDKFIEEELAKEYYIEVKTEKGTKPMRQKYEGDLFEVRTAPNPLDNVIDGCVKYRDTIYKQLIIEQNPSREILIKDEDLG, from the coding sequence ATGTTTAAAACAAGAAAAGAAAATTTAAATCAGAAAAATAACAAAATTAAATCAATAACTGATTATCAATGATTAGCTTTAGATATCGGAACCGAAAACTTTAAAGCTAGACATATTAATATAGGTCTTAGATATGATGCTCCAACCTATTTAGCTGAAGACTATGAAAAAAATAGAATTCTTTACGGTGAAGAGGCTAAGGCTTTAACTGACAAAACAAATGAAAACGTTATTATTAAACGTCCAGTTCGTGATGGTAATATTGCTGATCCAGATGCTTTACAACGTATTCTTACTAAGATTTTTCAAGATTTTAGACTTGAAATTAAAGATTTAAAACAAAGTAAAAACAACTCTATAAAAAAAGATGAAAAATTAGATAAAAATCGTAACTTGATTGTGTTGATGGCAACACCAAGTGAAATTAATTCAGTACAAAAAGAAGCTTTAGAAAATATTGTATATCGTTTAGGAGCACTCCGTGGATTTGTACAAGAAGAAGTAAAAATGGCAGCCTTAGGTTCAGGGCAAGATATTTTTGGAAGTGCAATTATGTGCATTGATATTGGTGGTGGCAGTACTGATGTTGCTATTATTAGTAATAATTCAATATTATATTCATATACAACACATTGTGCTGGTGACTATTTAATACAAAAAGTTCAAGAATATATTATAAAAAAACATGCCTTAAAAGTTGGAATAAAAGAAGCTGAAGATGTTATTAAAAATATTGGTTCACTTATGAAATATCAAGATGAAAAACCATACACAATTTCGGGTTTTTCATTACCTAGATTAAATTCTCAGCCAGGAGAAACAATGTCAATTTCTAAAACTATTGAAATTACACCAGAAGAAATTCGTGAAAATGTTATGCAAGTTCAATTCAAAGAACATATTATTCCAGCCATTCGTAGAGTACTAAGAACTGCTGGTGACAAGGCTGCTGGAAGTATTAGTGATTTAAAGAAAAAAGGTAAGGGAATCACAATTTGTGGTGGTGGAGCTTATATTAAAAAAGTTGATAAATTTATTGAAGAAGAATTAGCTAAAGAATATTATATTGAAGTTAAAACTGAAAAAGGTACAAAACCAATGCGTCAAAAATATGAAGGAGATCTTTTTGAAGTGCGGACTGCTCCAAATCCTTTAGATAATGTTATTGATGGTTGTGTAAAATATCGTGATACAATTTACAAACAATTAATAATTGAACAAAATCCTAGTCGTGAAATTCTAATAAAGGACGAAGATTTAGGATAA